The DNA region TTAGAGGGGTCTTTAAAGGATAGatatttaaggtctttcctctacgcgaggaaagaccttattgtttttctcatgttttttttttcatccagcatttgtttgacatggcctccccttgtttctgttggagttatcaagaccaaatatggaccattggtagacctcatcatgaagtactACCAGATGAGCTCccaggctgtgtaggatttcatcatcccctttagaaattatctcccttttattggtttatttcgacatggcccccccctcgttgtttttgaagatatcatgaccttatctGGACAATAGGTAGACGTCATCAtaatgtattaccatatgaggctgcctAAGActtcatcatcccctttgagagttatgtccccttgttgtgatatttttttctatttctgtttATATCGGATACTTTAATTCTTTTCACTTATTCATGAGTTATTTCCTAGTTGATTTTTGTTtctgtatatgttttgttttcaccTTTTTTACATGTATACCATACACCATTTTAAACAGATTTATAGGTGTACATGTAGattgtattttattaaatgtaaatagataatacatacatgtacaatgtgtCATAGTGTATGTCCTTTATCAATATCACAACTGTATCAACCCAAGACACCCATCATGCCCATATAAGCTCTcaagcagagctcttgggattatattggtgtcccAGCTTGATATGGTGTATGATTTTGAAAAATCCTCATTAAATTCACttatttatatatgcattttttatgccccctctTTAGTGGAGGGGTATTACTggtaagttttacccttgtccatgtTGTCCGTCAGTGCTTctgtacgtcccaaagttggtttctgttctctatcttaagtttgcctcaaccaaatatttaatatgaaacttatacacaatgcttattaccacaaaacacagatcaatttTGTAGGTGTCACTTTGACTTttctagagttatttcccttttcaaaagataaaattgaTGAATTCTTCATTTCCgctctctaacttaagtttgccgcAACCAAATGGAGATCTAAACACaatacttatcatgcttattactTCAAAACTCAGATCAATAAAAAATTTGTGTAGCATCCCTTTTACCATTTttcagttatttccctttataactttatatgatatgcaagcagggATATCATTTACatgatttgtttgaaaatagaaaaaaataaataaataatataaaaggtATGACAGGATGAACAGGTAAGCTGGGACTTTTTTACTTGTAAAATCAGTGGTATATTCTCTTgataagtattaaaaaaaactagGGTTTATTTATATTAGTTACAATTATCAGCAAATTACAGAAGcttaataaatacaataataacatgtaatacacatgatacaaatTACAGTATACTAATTGCATAACCTGATCATTTTCTGTAATAAATTGATTTGTTTATTCTTAAGCTATTATCACTGATTATACTGCTGATTAACATGTTATGTACAGTATCAggtatttgtacatgtatattcatgatatttgaatactggaaatgTACGTTTTCTTATGGAGAAAGAATTAATTCTGAAAATTTGGTTATACTTAATTTGTTGCTTATGCCATGTATGCTAAAAAGTTTATTcataacatgtttaatgtttgaatttttgtaaacattgtcaAAATTCAATGAAAAGTAAACTACACTTGCCTGAAGATTTATTTTTCGGACCATAACAAAATCAttaagaaatgacaaatgtagggAAAAAAGATGCAACAAAAAAGTTCACTGTCTAAAATAtgatgtttaaggtggtacctaacactacagggagataactctgtaaaatctgctatacgttttaattacgttgtgttgttaagggaatattaagcttctcaatgatcaaaattagtgtttgtcaaactgctacaggcctcagaacacaattattcttccccttggctacaatgcattttttagttaaagtcaaattgaattaaaaaaattgcaccgccacaaacatgaaataaatttaactgcttatagaccattattattctaataaaatatgcttgtcccagtacaatccatcagtgctttttcttttgagggccCTATtagcatgccaatggtaggatttgaatcttgaaCAAATGACGAAGGCTGatttctaccctactttcattttggccaaatcactactttcactttcaacaatcatttttctacatgttttacttatttaaatatatatgcaactgataggaccactcaaatagtaaacatttcaaagaaaacagtagacagattaCTTGGGAAGAAATACCCCATATAATGATTGggaactatatcatgtatattcctAGACCACGAACAAAGGGAATCAATTGTGATCTGAGACCTACACTCTAAGACATAAGCCCGAATTTTCAGCTACTTTGTAGCTGTGGTCTTATCAGACATCATGCTGATGTCAATTACCCCAGATTATGCATCATGCTGGGTTTGTTGATCTTAATCCCCTAAATAACTGGTCACATACATATTATATTACTTTCTAATATATCATTTTCAGTACAGTTACAAATGTGTATAAATGATTCCTAGTGAACATGGTGAATAATGATATAGAAATTGAATAATAAAGTTTGATCATGTGAAAGGAAgttgaaataaaaacagaaaactatTTAAAGTGATtaagtttttattgtaatttatagTATGTAATATCGTTTGGCACAGTAGCAAATGTACACACGTTTAAAAAAAGATGACATAAATGTAATTTTGTCAAACAATCATGGGTATGAATGATAGAAAAGAAGAGAACacataagtgtttgtcaaactgctatataaccagtgtaatttttctgataaaacgattggttcaaatattttgaaatttttatatttttgtcagagggtcaaagtaaatacttgtAATTCTGACTGAATATCTTAACGCTGGGAAATTAAAAGTTCATCTTAAGATTAAATCCATGCTGTATGTGTGCCCTATACATTTGCTATACATGTGCAAAAATGTAGGTTATGAGGCATTAATACAGGGCtaatataacaataacatttGCTAAATTCTTTTACATGATGCACAAATCATGCTAATAGCAGCTTATATAACTATCTGTCCGAGCTATATAaactctatgtatgtgcctgtcctaagtcaggagcctgaaattcagtggttgtttgttatTAAtgtgttacaattttgttttccgtgtatttattatgccccacctacgatagtagaggggcattatgttttctggtctgtgcgtccgttcgtccttccgtccgttcgttccttcgttcgttcgtctgtctgtcccgcttcaggttaaagtttttggtcgaggtagtttttgatgaagttgaagtccaatcgacttcaaacttggtacacatgttccctatgatatgatctttctaattttaatgccaaattagagattttaccccaatttcacggtccactgaacatagaaaatgatagtgcgagtggggcattcgtgtactgaggacacattcttgttttttacataaattaggcttttcttgtttgaattgtttttttcagggccttttatagttgactatgcagtatgggctttgctcattgttgtaggacgtacagtgacctatatttgttagtttctgtgtcattttggtctcttgtgaagagttgtctcattgtcaatcatacctcatcttcttttttatataaaataattactGATATCACCTGCTGATAGTGAACTaagatttgtattttgtaaactacaaaatgtaatatGTTTCTTCATTTGTTCTTTAAGCAATTAAAAGATGACTGCATGAAATAgagctatttttttcttttcaatttgtcATAATCATAATAAAAAGGTTTATATATTTCTGTCATAGAGCACAAGTATACATGCAGGTGAAAGATGAAAATGTAATTATGGtaatgattaaatatttgttaGGTTAATTACATATTGGAAACTTTTGGTTCTATGAGGGGGGATAgaacctttatcgggactccgggatcgggtgtttttaagctcgggatttgggattgaccctttcgggatccgggaatcctttttttcggatttcagGATGTtgggatttgctttatttaaattcgggacctctggatttcgttttttcaagtccaggatttcgggatcaagacccctcctatcccccctcttctATGATAGATAAGCTATGTGCAGGGTATTTTTAATAGTCTTATATTTGGATACTTGATTTTTCTCTTAGTTAAACTTACGAATCAAGAAATCAATACTTATTGCTGAGTTTGAAGAAGAAAAGTTTTCACAGTAGATATATATCAATTATTGGTTTCTTTGAGAATTAAGTATAAGATTTATTTTGCAAGGATGATTTAATTATCCCTTAGAAGAATTAAGCTTTTAAAGATCAATTTCAttcttggaacaggacatttctGTCATTTACATACTCTTTTGTGTTGTTAATTTCACCTTCGAAATGAATGAGTTTCTTCTGTGATATAATTGAGAACTTTTCAACACATTTCACTCCAGGGGATATGATTAGGACAATAATCGGACACCAAAAGTAATTCATTATTCACTAATTTCATTACAGTATATAGATTGAAGACAAAAGATTGCGTCTTTGTAAAAGATATATGATCTGGAACTGAGCATGCCTGGAGATAATGCAAACAAAGCAAAACAGAAGCTGGAACGAGGAAATAGACGACATCAAATGAGAACTGATGTGACAGGAATGAGTAGATATGAGTCTGAATGCGAAGGGTTCTTACCTACAGAACAAAGGTATGTTGAATTATTTCATTATCACTAATTACTTGATGAATGTTGGAACTCTTAAAGCTATCTTCTATTGATCTTTAATTATCATGCTACAGTTTCTTGCTATTTACTATAGAGTTTTAAGATAAATGGCAATTAtgtaagggaaataactcctgtAGGGGTTAATTGATAATTGGGATCATTTAAAAGTATTTTGCTGATCATGATATATTCTGTATCATTATACAATTACAACATATATTAAATCAATACAAATACTTCTATCTACCTACATGTAGTAAGGatttataaactacatgtacTTGTAAAGAAAGCAGATTGGCACATTGGATTTTTTGAATTTCCACTTTTGTATGACATTGAAAGGTAATTACAGTTTGCTTCTTTGTATCTCCGTTGCCTTATAGTGAAAGGTCACAGTGTAATACTCATTTGTATTGATTTAATATATGCTGTAGTGATACAGATAATCAGATATCATGATCAGCAATATAAGATCTACAAAATACTTACATGACTGAAACTATGAATTATTTAAACCCTAacatgagttatttcccttacatgatgatttcagaaaaaaacataatcttgtgcaatgccaaaataaaaatatcgacagattgtagtacATATTTACCTTGAAATAACAAATGTGTATAaccatataataataatatttattatggttttaattttacaaaatcaatatttgtactaagaaaaacaatattcaaagatttaattacagtggtttatttaaaaaattcagaaTTGAGAAGTTTACCTGGAATATATGTAAACAATTTTACTGCAGTACAATCACCCTACAACAATGATCACTAACTGTTATAAGTTAcaggtgtaaaaaaaaaatgaaattcttcaataatatacatattataaaaatacTACAGAAAGTTATATTAAAATTCTACTAGGCCATAAGTGCATGCTTTAATGACTTGCTTTTTATTGTACAGAAATAGGTTAATTATATTAAGGAGCCAGTTTTCTTCAGATATATGAATGCAtttaaaatctcttttttttagagaaaaactTCACAATTTGTTCGGTCAGATTGAAAAAGAATTTGAAAGTTTGTATGCAGAAAACCAGGCATGTAAGTTTATTGTAATGGTATATTTAATTGTGATTTGTTAAAGTATTTTAGTTTACGGCAGAAATAAATTCAAGTATATAACTAAcgaatatatatgatatatggtatgattgccaaatgagaAAACCATCCATCCATGACCAAAAATGATGAGAAtgtaaaaatccttttttttcctCCATTATGACTGACGcctttgacgccaccccctttactccataatgaccccttttgacgcctgtgtagtacctcagttgaaatgctttgactacaaaatgtctgGATCAGACTTAgaaaaaattgtatccaatatgaaaaggatatccatgaaaatatctgaatttaatttcattgatgaaatatttgttttcacaatgcatcaatactttaaacctgatgattttttttttttattgaaagaatcCTATGCGAATCtagtatgtaaaaataaaatcatgtagGAAAGGGTTAATATTAggaattaaaatattgaatttaaaattgtCTAAAAGGAACTCAAGTAAATATTAAAGTTAAGTCACTTTAACCAAGCTACTTAAACACCAGAAAAGTATTGACTTCTGACACTTGCCATTTGTTTGAACAGCTCTGTTTGGGTTTAATATCAAtggtttttatttgtaaatatattcttTAAACAAAGTTGAGTTATTACTATTTTGATCCATTATTTTACAGTAAGTGAAAGAATAGAAGTTCTAGAAGACTTGAAAGTGAAAAGACATTAACAGATAGTCTGGATGCACCAGATCTTGGTGCCAGCAAACCTAAAAGAGGTATTGTGTTCTATTGTAGATGCTTctgttattttctttgaaaagttCACATTTCTCAATATTAAAAAAGGACACACACTCcattatcttgtatattataaGGACTTAAACTTGAGGCatggggaggcactctactgtctctACAAGGAACATTTCTGTAGAATTGtaataaaatatcacaaactggtTTAACTTGAATATATTGAATTAGTGATACAAATCAGATACATAAATTTCactatgaattatgaaaaaagaaaagatatgaGTTTTGAATAGTATGTACTTAACTAACttaaacattgtatatataaaaaagaagatgtggtatgattgccaattagacaactctccacaagagaccaaattaaatACTAttggtcaccatacggccttcaacaatgaccaaagcccatactgcacagtcagttataaaagaccctgaaatatctaatgtagaacaattcaaataagaaaactgaaaaatttatgtacaaaaaatgacatatatatgttgtgtacaagttatcattttgtacaaaaaaaatgtacaaattataatttgtattttgactttgtacaaattgtatttTGTACTAAAGGGCCTGTACAATTACagtttgtacaaaatttgacgaaaattcacttataacttgtacaacattttataacatgtattttggtggAAAAAGCATTGATACACACTACAGAATTGCTAATGAATGACCACACAATTCACCATATTTATCAAATACTAAAATAATTCTTTATCATTCGTTTGCGATGGCATTGGGAATTGCACACGTCTTTTGACTTTcacatttttacattaaaaaggtCTGTACCCGCCTATGCGTTTACTTGAAAGAAACCCATGACAACCTGTTTAAAGTCTGTTTAACTGCTTCACATATAGCGAAAGTTGAAGCTCAAGGACCGttgctgtgaataaacatgtgtcTTTCAGAGCTTAAGTTTAACTTTAATAGATAAATATCCTGTTAAAATTTATACTGGCTTTTCGATTTGGTAACCCAAATCTCCAGATTCAACAATTACGCATAAGATTTATCGAGGACAGGTTTGGacacaatcatcatgatcatacagAGGAATATGTATAATGACATTAACCAAAAACAACAAGTTATGATAGTTACTGGTTGTTTTTGCGGTAAGATATTAGTCTTGGATCTATTTCCCACACAGTGCACACTTCCTTGCAAGAATATTCGGTGTTTCAATATCAGTGTCTTACCCAATTTAACTATAAGCACATTATGATTTTCCTTGGTGTACACATAATCAATGTTCTTTTGTGCATTATTCCCTGCTACCTAGGTTCAGAACGTTTTGGACAAATTTCTCCTTGTGATCAACAATGCCATCCATGTTTACACTATTGCATCATTTGGGTAAATGGATAAAAGATTGTAAATGATAAATCCTAGGATATTTAGTTTTGGCAACTTATTAAAGCAATTGACCCCAAAGTAAGTATTGGAGAAGAGATAAGTGTGAAAGTCAAAAGATGCAATTACCGATGTCATAATTCAATAACCTGCACAAACTAATGATAAagaacaattttatattttgtaaatgagATGTACTGTATGGTCACTTAATAACAATGGTGTGTATCAAGTCTTTTTCACAAAAATTCATAGTATGACATATAAGTGAATTTTCgtcaaattgtaatttgtacagtcaaaatacaaattataatttgtacaaaatgataacttgtacacaacatatatatattaaaaaattaaaaaattggagTCATCTTCCTTTGTAGTCGAATCATCTACAACCAAAGCTTCCTTTATAGTTCAAAGTGTTATGTTACTTctcactgataaattaaaacaatctttaccctAGGCCtccagtgcttacaagcactttgatttgtaaATATACCATTTTAACACAGTTGAGTTATTACTATTTATTTGAATTCTAATTTCAGCTACACAAATATCACAGAAGATAAAGACAACCTACAAAGCTTCTACCAGCAAAATTGTTTCCAGTTTTAGAAATCCTTCACCTAATTATTCTGTTGTGAGAAGTTACAGAGGTCACAGAGATGGTGTGTGGGAGGTCAGCGTGTCAAGGTCAAGTCAACCAGTCCTGGGAACAGCTTCAGCAGGTTTTTCTCTACACTTATACAATATTAAATGTTAATCTTGTTGTTTCTAAAATAATGCTTTTCTTATTGCTAATTTGGTTACTAGCTAACGAGCATGATTCAAAATTAGTTTCTATCAAAACATTgatt from Mytilus edulis unplaced genomic scaffold, xbMytEdul2.2 SCAFFOLD_730, whole genome shotgun sequence includes:
- the LOC139507149 gene encoding WD repeat-containing protein 37-like, with the translated sequence MPGDNANKAKQKLERGNRRHQMRTDVTGMSRYESECEGFLPTEQREKLHNLFGQIEKEFESLYAENQASTQISQKIKTTYKASTSKIVSSFRNPSPNYSVVRSYRGHRDGVWEVSVSRSSQPVLGTASAGFSLHLYNIKC